From Toxorhynchites rutilus septentrionalis strain SRP chromosome 2, ASM2978413v1, whole genome shotgun sequence, a single genomic window includes:
- the LOC129768697 gene encoding claspin, with translation MENSDDVKNHDGEEEIDQENHKSDEALGPEEHLEELEDTNDNSKTEDKEEESDDGKLEDNKNGKHGEEGETDEEAAEDKKVFVKNEVKEEGEKTVKTRRRDGQPADLDICRVCTSKDSLSDIFEFDSAVRICDLITKICTTVRITERDHLPHKICKSCVEKVKIAHEFKITCENTDKELRKTLKRSYNKSRRTTDFVIVNCPMSDEEENEEEPQDDDEYKVSQSEVESEPVTSDDSFEPPNKRRKTPKRRGRRPKSESSASTPATGKRRRGRRPAGSTGSTISISATLDTPRPRGRPGRPPKSAKTPGIANVVYIEAPDPSSSDSDDDKPIKPRKTHDCRKCDETFTTGLELKEHLLTHKGDLFPCTKCEKSFKSKVYLSNHLERHDQDDKKREEKMKVKELKKQQQRQKEIQKRREQEERNRRQKVVTSSGGSEKKKKLEPSPASSGRDLFKCVAPLTSTYWSDSFSD, from the coding sequence ATGGAGAATTCAGATGATGTTAAGAATCATGACGGAGAGGAGGAAATTGACCAGGAGAACCATAAGTCGGATGAAGCGCTAGGGCCAGAGGAACATTTAGAAGAACTGGAAGATACAAACGATAATAGCAAAACGGAAGACAAGGAGGAAGAGTCTGATGACGGGAAGCTGGAGGACAATAAGAACGGCAAACATGGAGAGGAAGGTGAAACAGATGAGGAAGCTGCTGAAGATAAGAAGGTTTTCGTTAAAAATGAAGTGAAGGAAGAGGGCGAGAAGACAGTTAAGACCCGTCGCCGAGATGGTCAACCGGCGGATTTGGATATTTGCCGTGTGTGCACATCGAAAGATAGTCTGTCCGatattttcgaattcgattctGCTGTAAGAATTTGTGATCTGATAACGAAGATATGTACAACAGTGCGGATTACAGAACGAGATCATTTGCCCCATAAAATTTGTAAAAGCTGTGTAGAGAAAGTTAAAATTGCTCATGAATTCAAAATAACATGTGAAAACACGGACAAAGAGCTACGTAAAACACTGAAACGTAGTTACAATAAGTCTCGTAGAACAACTGACTTCGTTATTGTGAACTGTCCCATGTCCGATGAGGAAGAAAACGAGGAGGAACCGCAAGACGACGATGAATACAAAGTCTCGCAGTCAGAGGTTGAATCTGAGCCAGTTACATCGGACGATAGTTTCGAGCCACCGAACAAAAGAAGGAAGACACCGAAGCGACGTGGTCGCAGACCGAAAAGTGAATCCAGTGCAAGTACACCTGCTACCGGTAAACGAAGACGTGGCAGACGACCGGCTGGTTCGACCGGTTCAACCATTTCGATTTCCGCTACTCTAGACACTCCTCGACCTCGGGGACGCCCAGGTCGCCCGCCAAAATCCGCGAAAACTCCAGGAATAGCAAACGTCGTTTACATCGAGGCCCCGGATCCAAGCTCTTCGGACAGCGATGACGATAAGCCTATTAAACCCCGCAAAACCCACGATTGTAGGAAATGTGATGAAACATTCACTACTGGGCTCGAGTTAAAAGAACATCTCCTCACTCATAAGGGTGACCTGTTTCCTTGCACAAAATGCGAAAAATCCTTCAAATCAAAGGTGTATTTGTCGAATCATTTGGAGCGTCATGATCAGGACGACAAAAAGCGAGAGGAAAAAATGAAGGTGAAGGAACTGaagaaacaacaacaacgacaaaAGGAAATCCAAAAACGCCGAGAACAGGAAGAACGCAACAGGCGACAGAAAGTGGTAACATCGTCCGGGGGTtccgagaagaagaaaaagctgGAACCTTCGCCTGCCAGCAGCGGGAGAGATCTGTTCAAATGCGTTGCGCCTCttacttccacctattggagcgATAGTTTTTCGGATTAG